The genome window ATACAACCCCGGTACCGAGATCAAGGTGGTGTGGGTCAACTCCTGGTTCGACCCGGGCAAGGAAGCCGACGCCGCCAACGCGCTGATCGACCAGGGCGTGGACGTGGTCTTCCAGCACACCGACAGCCCGGCGCCGATCCAGGCCGCCGAACGACGCGGCGTCTATGCGGTGGGCTACGCTTCGGACATGGCTCACTTCGGACCCAAGGCGGTGCTGACGTCCATCGTCAACGACTGGGGCCCGCATTACATCCAGGCGACCCAGAGCGTGCTCGACCACAACTGGAAATCCCAGGATTACTGGGGCGGCCTGAAGGAGGGCACGGTGAAGCTGCCAATCAGCGACCTGGTGCCGGCAGCGGTCAAGGGCGAAGCCGAGCAGATCATCGCCGACATCGAGAGCGGCGCCTTCCACCCGTTCACCGGCCCGATCAAGGACCAGGCCGGCGTCGAGAAAATCCCCGCGGGCGCGAGCGCCAGCAACGCGGAACTGGCGTCGATGAATTACTACGTCGAAGGCATGAAGGCCGAGATTCCCAAATAGCTCCCAAACCCACCTCAATACCTTTTGTGGGAGCGAGCTTGCTCGCGATTACGGACCGACATTCAATATCTGTATTGGCTGGCCCACCGCGATCGCGAGCAAGCTCGCTCCCACATGGGGCTCCTATTTCAAGTCAGGACAGCCGCATGAACAGCCTGCCCATCATCGACATCAGCCCGCTCTACGGCGATGAACCCGACGCCTGGCAAGCCGTCGCCGGGCAAATCGACCGCGCCTGCCGCCAGTGGGGCTTTTTCTACATCAAGGGCCACCCCATCAGCCCGGCGCGCATCGCCGAGGTGCTGGGCAATGCTCAACGCTTCTTCGCCCTGCCCGTCGAAGAAAAGCTCAAGATCGACATCACCCAGACCCGTCACCATCGCGGCTACGGCGCCGTCGCCACGGAACAACTGGACCCGACCAAGCCCAGCGACCTGAAGGAAACCTTCGACATGGGCCTGCATTTGCCGGCCGATCACCCCGAGGTGCTGGCGGAAAAACCCCTGCGCGGCCCCAACCGACACCCCGACCTGAGCGGTTGGGCAACCCTGATGGAGCAGCATTACCGTGACATGCAGGCGCTTGCGCAAACCCTGCTGCGGGCAATGACCCTGGCCCTGGGCATCGAACGGGACTTTTTCGATACGCGCTTCAACGAGCCGGTGAGCGTGCTGCGCCTGATCCATTACCCACCCCGCGATGCCGCCAGTTGCGCCGAACAGCAAGGTGCCGGCGCTCATACCGATTACGGTTGCATCACCCTGCTCTACCAGGACGCCGCCGGCGGCCTGCAAGTGCGCAACGTCAACGGCCTGTGGATCGACGCGCCGCCTATCGACGGTACCTTCGTGGTCAACCTCGGCGACATGATGGCGCGCTGGAGTAACGACCGTTACCTGTCCACGCCGCATCGGGTGATCAGCCCGCTGGGAGTGGACCGTTATTCGATGCCATTCTTTGCCGAGCCGCACCCCGATACGCTGATCCAATGCCTGCCCGGTTGCCAGGATGACGCCCACCCGCCAAAGTACCCGACCACCACCTGCGCCGAATTCCTGCTCTCGCGCTTCGCCGACACCTATGCTTACCGACGGGAGCCCCACGCCGTGTAGTGGATCAGCCGGTCAGGTTTTACCCGACAGGGCAGCCAGCCCCCTGTAGAATGCCCGCCATCGCTTCGCTGATGAGAAAAGACCATGTACGACTGGCTGAACGCCCTGCCCAAGGCTGAACTGCACCTGCACCTGGAAGGCTCCCTGGAACCCGAGCTGCTGTTCGCCCTGGCCGAACGCAACAAGATCGCTCTGCCATGGAACGACGTCGACACCCTGCGCAAGGCCTATGCCTTCAACAACCTCCAGGAATTCCTCGACCTGTATTACCAGGGTGCCGATGTGCTGCGCACCTCCCAGGATTTCTACGACCTGACCTGGGCCTACCTGTTGCGCTGCAAGGCGCAGAACGTGATCCACACCGAACCGTTCTTCGACCCGCAAACCCACACAGACCGTGGCATCCCGTTCGAAGTGGTGCTCAACGGCATCGCCGCCGCCCTCAAGGACGGTGAGCAGCAACTGGGCATCACCAGCGGCCTGATCCTGAGTTTCCTGCGCCACCTGAGTGAAGAACAAGCCGAGAAAACCCTCGACCAGGCGCTGCCGTTCCGCGAGGCCTTCGTAGCCGTGGGCCTGGACAGTTCGGAGATGGGCCATCCACCGAGCAAGTTCCAGCGAGTCTTCGACCGCGCGCGCAACGAAGGCTTCCTGACCGTCGCCCACGCCGGCGAAGAGGGCCCGCCCGAGTACATCTGGGAAGCCCTGGACCTGCTGAAGATCCAGCGTATCGACCATGGCGTGCGAGCCATCGAAGATGAGCGACTGATGCAGCGGATCATCGACGAGCAGATTCCATTGACCGTATGCCCACTGTCCAACACCAAGCTGTGCGTGTTCGACGACATGTCGCAGCACAACATCCTCGACATGCTCGAACGCGGAGTGAAGGTGACGGTGAACTCCGATGACCCGGCCTACTTCGGCGGCTACGTCACCGAAAACTTCCATGCCCTGCACACCCACCTGGGCATGACCCAGGACCAGGCCAAGCGCCTGGCACAGAACAGCCTGGATGCGCGGCTAGTAAAACCTTAGGCCAGACAATCAACCCTGTGGGAGCGAGCTTGCTCGCGATGGCGGTACATCAGTCGACATCAATGTTGAATGCCGGACCGCTATCGCGAGCAAGCTCGCTCCCACAGTTTTTTTATCGCCTGCAAATCCACGGTTGGACACAGATCCAATTGTGGGAGCGAGCTTGCTCGCGATGGCGGTGCATCAGTCGACATCGATGTTGCATGCCGGACCGCTATCGCGAGCAAGCTCGCTCCCACAAGGGGGATTGTGTTTAGTCGGCAGCGGTCGCTTCACTCAACTCCTCCAGCGTCTTGCCCCGGGTTTCCATCCCGAACACCCAGACCACCCCCGCCGCCACGGCGAAGCACAACGCACCCAGGGCGAATACGCCACCCTGGCCGGTGATGGGAAACACCAGCCCGGTCACCAGCGGGCCAAGCAGCGAACCGATACGACCCACCGCCGAAGCGAAGCCCGAACCCGTGGCCCGCGCCGAGGTGGGGTACAGCTCCGGCGTGTAGGTGTAGAGCACCGCCCACATACCAAACAGGAAAAACTGCATCAGCAACCCGGTGCCGATCAACAGGCCGACGTTGCCGCCAAACACCGCGCTCTGTCCATACAGAAACGCCATCACCCCGCCGCCCAGCAAGGTGATGATGCACACCGGCTTGCGCCCCCAACGCTCCACCAGCCAGGCCGCCATCAGGAAGCCGGGAATCCCGCCCAGGGAAATCAGCACGGTGTAATACACCGACTGGGTCACGGCGAACCCCGACTGCTGCAACAACGCGCTGAGCCAGGACGTCAGGCCATAAAAACCGAGCAAGGCAAAGAACCAGACGCTCCAGATCATCATCGTGCGCTGGCGATACAGCGGCGACCAGATCTGCGCCAGGGCCGAAAAGAAATTGCCCGGTGTGCTCTCGACCCTCGGCAGGCGGATCGGCTCCGGCAGCTCACGCCGTCCCAGTGAAGCCCGGACCTTGTCTTCGATTCGCTTGAGCACCGCGTCCGCTTCATCGCCCCGTCCGGCCTGCTCCAGCCAGCGCGGCGACTCGGGAATGAAGAAGCGAATCGCCAGGACAAACACCGCCGGCACCGCCAGCACCAGGAAGATGTCGCGCCAGCCGATCACCGGCAGCAGAAAATACGACAGCACCCCCGCCGCCACGAAACCCAGCGGCCAGAAGCCGTCCATCAAGGCGATGTAGCGCCCTCGACGCTTGGCCGGGATCAACTCCGAGAGCATCGACTGGGCAATCGGAAACTCCATGCCCATGCCGATCCCCAGCAGGATACGAAACAGCGTCAAGGTCTCGACGTCCTGGGCGGTGGAGCACAGGTAACTGGCGATGCCCCACAACACGATGCTCCACTGGAACACCGGCTTGCGCCCGAAACGATCGGCCAGCATGCCCGACAGCGACGCACCCAGCACCATGCCGAAAAAGCTGGAGCTGGCGAGCAGACCGGCCTGGGCAGTGCTCAGACCGAACTCGGCTTTGATCGAGCCCAGCAGGAACGTCATCATCGCCAGGTCCATGGAGTCGAAGAAAAACGCCAGGGCGATGATGATGAAAATCACCCGGTGATACCCGCTGATGGGCAACCGCTCCAGGCGTTCCGCCGCGCTGTAACCGTGAGTGTCCATGCTGCCGTCTCCCCAATCCGAAAAATTCCCCGGACCGAGTGTGCGCGAACCTTGCAGGCGGCTATTGCTGAATACGACCTGTCGACAGCCCTGAGCGACGCGCCAGGCGAGTTCCCTAGAGCGCCATCTCTACGGCATCCTGCCGGGCGAACCGGTGGATTTCCTGCTGGCCGAGCGTCGTCACCTGCAAGGCCCGCGAATCGTTGGGCAAAGTCAGCCAACCCGACTGCATGAACAGTTGCAGCACCGCTGCCCCCAGTGCGCCACCCAGATGCGGACGACGCTCGCTCCAGTCCGGGCAAGGGCAGGCGACACGGGCGTTGCGATGGGCCAGGGCCTGGATGAACAGGCCACGCTCGGCCAGTTGATTGGCGCCCTTGTGCGTGACGATCACCCGTTGTTCGAACTGCTCGATCCACCCTGCGTCGAGCAGGCGCTGGTAGAGATCGGCCGCCAGGGTTCCCCCCAAGTGATCGTCGCACAGCCTGGCCCGCATCAACGAAGCGGGGGCCGACGGGGCCTTGGTCGGCATGACCCGGCGCTTGAAGACATCCGGAATCTGCCGGGGCGTACTGACCAGGGTCGCGCTGGCCAGCGCTTCGACGGCCGCGCCGATTTCAGGCGCGGCCAGGCGGAAAAACCGCTTGCGACCCCGGGCTTCGACTTTCAACAGGCCGCCGGCGGACAAGCGCCCCAGATGCGCATTGGCCGAGGACGGCGACAACCCGGCGAGCAACGCCAACTCTTCGGCCTGGCGGGCCGTGCCGTCCATCAAGGCCCACATCATTGCGCTGCGCTTGGGGTCAGCCAGCAGCGTGGCGATCTGGCTGATGCAAGGTGCATGTTCCATGTATTCACTCCCTGTTGAATCATTCGTCTACTGCTCTGGCGCAGGCGGTCGTTAGTATAAGCGCGACAATCGAGCTTTCCTGTCCTCCGGAAACCTTTGGAGGCGATTGTTCATGAGGGAAAAGTCTCTATTTGCGCGCGACTAATGGCCGGCCCCCGTTGGGAGTGGAAATCGAGTCGTCAACTCACCGCAGCGAGCCTGGAGCATGTCCCGCAGAAGATTGATGGGTTTGCTCAATTGCGCCCGGTGGGCACACAGCAGATTGAGGGGCGCGCGTTCGCATTGCAGGTGCGGCAAGAGGATTTTCAAGCGCCCGGCCAGCACGTCGGTGGACACATCCAGCCACGATTTATAGGCGATCCCGGCCCCCGCCACCGCCCAGCGGCGCACCACGTCGGCGTCGTCACTGAAACGGTCGCCACTGACGGTGAGGCTCACCTCCCGCTTGCCGTCATGAAAAGCCCATCGGTCATGGACCCGGCTGCCCAGCATGTACAACAGGCAGTTGTGTTGGGCCAGTTGTTCCAGTTGATGAGGTTCGCCCTGGCGAGCCAGATAATCCGGTGACGCGCACAGCACTCGATGGTTGTCCGGGGCGACAGGCAAGGCCACCAGGCTCGAATCTTCCGGCTCGCCATAACGCAGGGCGATGTCCACCGGCTGCTTGAACAGGTCGGCGATGCGATCGCCCAGTAGCAGTCGCACCGTCAGCCCGGGATGCTCGCGCTGGAACGCATCCAGCCAGGGCAACAGCAGGTTGCGTCCCAGGTCCGACGGCGCGGACAACTGCAACACCCCGCTGACCTGGTCCTGGCCGCTGGTCAACAAGCGCCGGCCTTCGTCAAGGCTGCTCAGTGCGGCCCGGGCATATTCGAGAAAACCCTCGCCTTCGGCCGTCAGGCGCAAGCTGCGGGTAGAGCGGGCCAACAGCCGGGCGCCGAGGTGCTGCTCGATCCGTTTCAACGCGGCACTGGCCACCGCCGCCGACAGGTCCATGACCCTGGCCGCGGCCGAAAGACTGCCCAGGTCCGCTGCCCGGACAAACAATTGCAAGTCATCGAAGCGAAGCATCACGCGCCCATTATCAAAAAAGTATTGAAAGAGCCTGTTGTTTTAGCCGGTTTTATCTCGACTATAAATAGCTAAACATGGACTTCATCGAAACTCACCTCACGGAGCCGCTTCATGAAAGCCATTGCCTACTACCACTCGCTACCCATCACCGACCCACAATCGCTCCAGGACATCGAGCTGCCGGAACCCGTCGCCGGTCCCCGGGACCTGCTGGTGGAGGTCAAGGCCATTTCGGTCAACCCGGTGGACACCAAGGTCCGCCAGAACGTCCAGCCCGAAGATGGCGTCGCCAAGGTGCTGGGCTGGGACGTGGCCGGCGTGGTCAAGGCGGTGGGCAGCGAAGTCACGCTGTTCAAAACCGGGGACAAGGTGTTCTACGCCGGTTCCATCGCCCGGGCCGGTGGCAACAGCGAATTGCACGTAGTGGATGAACGCATTGTCGGCCACATGCCCAAGACCCTCGGTTTCGCCGACTCGGCAGCGCTGCCATTGACGGCCATCACCGCCTGGGAATTGTTGTTCGAGCGCCTGCACATCCAGGAAGGCCAGGACAACCAGGACCAGAGCCTGTTGATCGTCGGTGCCGCCGGCGGCGTGGGGTCGATCCTGACGCAACTGGCCAGCCAACTCACCGGACTGAAGGTGATTGGCACCGCGTCCCGCGCGCAAACCCAGGAATGGGTGCGCAACCTGGGTGCCGACCTGGTGATCGACCACAGCCGCCCCTTGAGCGAAGCATTGAAGGAAGCAGGCCAGCCCCAGGTGACTCACGTCGCCAGCTTGACCCAGACCGACCAGCACCTGGACCAACTGGTCGAAGCCCTCGCCCCCCAGGGCAAACTGGCACTGATCGACGATCCCAAGGCGCTGGACGTGACCAAGCTCAAGCGCAAGAGCCTGTCGTTGCATTGGGAATTCATGTACACCCGCTCGCTGTTCGAAACGGCCGACATGCTTGAACAACACAAACTGCTCAACCGCGTGGCCGCGCTGATCGACGCCGGCACACTGAAGACCACGGTGGGCGAGCATTTCGGCACCATCAACGCCGAGAACCTGCGCCGGGCCCACGCCTTGCTGGAAAGCGGCCAGTCCAAGGGCAAGATTGTGCTTGAAGGCTTCTGACCCAAGACAGACACGATGATGGCCTGGCGCTTGTGGGAGCACAGCTTGCTCGCGATGGAGGCGCCGCGGTTCTCTATAAAACCGCGTCACCCTTTCTCGCGAGCAAGCTTTGCTCCCACAAAACCCATGCCGTCAGTCCGAGAATTGACCGTTGTCACAACTCCGATCGTATTCGGGTCTACACTCGAGGCCTTTGCAACGTAATCTTTTCGTGAGGAGGTCAGCAATGAAGATCCTG of Pseudomonas fluorescens contains these proteins:
- a CDS encoding zinc-binding alcohol dehydrogenase family protein, with translation MKAIAYYHSLPITDPQSLQDIELPEPVAGPRDLLVEVKAISVNPVDTKVRQNVQPEDGVAKVLGWDVAGVVKAVGSEVTLFKTGDKVFYAGSIARAGGNSELHVVDERIVGHMPKTLGFADSAALPLTAITAWELLFERLHIQEGQDNQDQSLLIVGAAGGVGSILTQLASQLTGLKVIGTASRAQTQEWVRNLGADLVIDHSRPLSEALKEAGQPQVTHVASLTQTDQHLDQLVEALAPQGKLALIDDPKALDVTKLKRKSLSLHWEFMYTRSLFETADMLEQHKLLNRVAALIDAGTLKTTVGEHFGTINAENLRRAHALLESGQSKGKIVLEGF
- a CDS encoding MFS transporter, with product MDTHGYSAAERLERLPISGYHRVIFIIIALAFFFDSMDLAMMTFLLGSIKAEFGLSTAQAGLLASSSFFGMVLGASLSGMLADRFGRKPVFQWSIVLWGIASYLCSTAQDVETLTLFRILLGIGMGMEFPIAQSMLSELIPAKRRGRYIALMDGFWPLGFVAAGVLSYFLLPVIGWRDIFLVLAVPAVFVLAIRFFIPESPRWLEQAGRGDEADAVLKRIEDKVRASLGRRELPEPIRLPRVESTPGNFFSALAQIWSPLYRQRTMMIWSVWFFALLGFYGLTSWLSALLQQSGFAVTQSVYYTVLISLGGIPGFLMAAWLVERWGRKPVCIITLLGGGVMAFLYGQSAVFGGNVGLLIGTGLLMQFFLFGMWAVLYTYTPELYPTSARATGSGFASAVGRIGSLLGPLVTGLVFPITGQGGVFALGALCFAVAAGVVWVFGMETRGKTLEELSEATAAD
- a CDS encoding ArsR/SmtB family transcription factor, producing the protein MEHAPCISQIATLLADPKRSAMMWALMDGTARQAEELALLAGLSPSSANAHLGRLSAGGLLKVEARGRKRFFRLAAPEIGAAVEALASATLVSTPRQIPDVFKRRVMPTKAPSAPASLMRARLCDDHLGGTLAADLYQRLLDAGWIEQFEQRVIVTHKGANQLAERGLFIQALAHRNARVACPCPDWSERRPHLGGALGAAVLQLFMQSGWLTLPNDSRALQVTTLGQQEIHRFARQDAVEMAL
- a CDS encoding adenosine deaminase, with translation MYDWLNALPKAELHLHLEGSLEPELLFALAERNKIALPWNDVDTLRKAYAFNNLQEFLDLYYQGADVLRTSQDFYDLTWAYLLRCKAQNVIHTEPFFDPQTHTDRGIPFEVVLNGIAAALKDGEQQLGITSGLILSFLRHLSEEQAEKTLDQALPFREAFVAVGLDSSEMGHPPSKFQRVFDRARNEGFLTVAHAGEEGPPEYIWEALDLLKIQRIDHGVRAIEDERLMQRIIDEQIPLTVCPLSNTKLCVFDDMSQHNILDMLERGVKVTVNSDDPAYFGGYVTENFHALHTHLGMTQDQAKRLAQNSLDARLVKP
- a CDS encoding 2-oxoglutarate and iron-dependent oxygenase domain-containing protein, which translates into the protein MNSLPIIDISPLYGDEPDAWQAVAGQIDRACRQWGFFYIKGHPISPARIAEVLGNAQRFFALPVEEKLKIDITQTRHHRGYGAVATEQLDPTKPSDLKETFDMGLHLPADHPEVLAEKPLRGPNRHPDLSGWATLMEQHYRDMQALAQTLLRAMTLALGIERDFFDTRFNEPVSVLRLIHYPPRDAASCAEQQGAGAHTDYGCITLLYQDAAGGLQVRNVNGLWIDAPPIDGTFVVNLGDMMARWSNDRYLSTPHRVISPLGVDRYSMPFFAEPHPDTLIQCLPGCQDDAHPPKYPTTTCAEFLLSRFADTYAYRREPHAV
- a CDS encoding LysR family transcriptional regulator, translated to MLRFDDLQLFVRAADLGSLSAAARVMDLSAAVASAALKRIEQHLGARLLARSTRSLRLTAEGEGFLEYARAALSSLDEGRRLLTSGQDQVSGVLQLSAPSDLGRNLLLPWLDAFQREHPGLTVRLLLGDRIADLFKQPVDIALRYGEPEDSSLVALPVAPDNHRVLCASPDYLARQGEPHQLEQLAQHNCLLYMLGSRVHDRWAFHDGKREVSLTVSGDRFSDDADVVRRWAVAGAGIAYKSWLDVSTDVLAGRLKILLPHLQCERAPLNLLCAHRAQLSKPINLLRDMLQARCGELTTRFPLPTGAGH
- a CDS encoding BMP family ABC transporter substrate-binding protein, whose amino-acid sequence is MHKRPLKQLLCAVVAAVGLGAGLNASAADPLKVGFVYIGPIGDHGWTYQHEQGRKELAAKFGERITTNYVENVPEGADAERVIRNMAKDQYDLIFTTSFGYMNPTLKVAKQFPKVIFEHATGYKQDKNLGTYLARTYEGRYVGGFLAAKMTKTKKIGYVASFPIPEVIRDINAIQLALNKYNPGTEIKVVWVNSWFDPGKEADAANALIDQGVDVVFQHTDSPAPIQAAERRGVYAVGYASDMAHFGPKAVLTSIVNDWGPHYIQATQSVLDHNWKSQDYWGGLKEGTVKLPISDLVPAAVKGEAEQIIADIESGAFHPFTGPIKDQAGVEKIPAGASASNAELASMNYYVEGMKAEIPK